The window aaaaaacctgaggatgatttgacctagctattctcaaggtaaaaatagatccactatgaaagaattaaagttttaCAAAAGgacttagactactaacatcctaatgctacctcgagtagaaaacttactaccacaaccaTGTGATAGATCTGAGttcacagactacttctttccttgaatCTGTACCAaacacaagttctcctacttgtgactttaaaacttcactcaaaggttttgtactTTGAAGGATCTTTGTGCAATAATTGAATCACcaccaaaacttgatttcaaaTCTAGACTTTGGGAGAGCTTTCCTTGTGTTTTAAGGAAAAcacctctcaaatctcacacGAGAGAAAACACAAAGCTATTCAAAGACCTCTAAAATGTGGctagagtttttccttttatactaggagtgaaacacttaaccctacacatcatatgggcttgggctgagtttgaaatttctgcagaattttttgATCTGCGTTTAAAATAAACTACACATATTATAATGAGTAACCATCATATAATGAATAAACATCATAATATATAAACCATAAACAATGTATCAAAGTTTGTGAAACAAGAGCAAAGAACATACATCTCAAAATACATCAAAAAAACTACTCCCCCTATCCCATAAACTACTCCCCCTATCTCATCTATCACATTCTCCCTATCTCTATGCACTCCCCATTTTTGTGATGTATTGCCAAAGGGAAATCATGGCTGATCCGAGGGTGGAGCTGGTGGAGAGGCACTACTAGTGGTAGCAAGCTCAGCTTGTAAGGCAGCAACCTTATTGAGCAAGTCCAAGAGCAGTTGTCCATGTGCGGACTGGACTGTAAGTACGGTCTCCAACATAGATCTAGTAGAAATGGTGGTAGATGTGGATGGCTCAAGATCCACAACAGCAGTGGGATCCACATACTCCTCAGTTGGAGGATCACTAGAAGGACGACCTCTAAATGCGTCACCTGTAGAAGAATCGACTCTAGGACGTTTTGAGCTGGCTTTTAACTGAGCTGCTCTTTGCCTAAGAAAGGAGGCACCAACAGGAGCTATTATATGTACATGCTTAGAAGCAAACATTTAGTTTTTGCAAGGCATGATAGATCGAGAGATATTAAGATTCATTTATTCTCGATATATCGATGGGTATCAAGACCAGCAATTCAGCTTTTCTTGAGTAGTTTTTTTGAGTAATCTTGTGTTTTCAATAAAACTACTTGTACCACTTGTTGGTGAACAATATGTTATTCATAAGTACACTAGAAACTAAGACTCAATTGCATATAAAGTGCTTTTTAATCTCAGATATGccaatacataaaaatatgactCTTACAATcatcattgaaaaaaataacactATTTATAATTCATTGGACTTCTTCCTGCAGAATTCTTTGATGTAGTTCTCTCAGGCTTTTTATTAACATCAATTACAGAAATAACTAATGCttcaaacacaatttttattacataataaTACAATATATGATATGATACAAGTATGCAATTGAGATTCATAAGTTGGCAAAACAAAGGCTAGTTGCTATTAATGATTCCATTTTcgcaactttatttttttagcaagCTTGAATGATACTTCGATAGACATAGAAACAATAATACATAAACACTCTAAAAACATCTTAATGCtttatttgttcaataaaaatttcaaaattcttaaaattgatCCACCTTCACTAACACTCTTTTTAGCCATTTCCTTCAACTTTAGTGCCTTTGTCTTTATAACATCATCAGAGAGCAATGCTTTTATCTTTGTGTTGATTTCGTGCCTTGTGAAAATCCTATTTTTGTTCGGGTTCAACCCTAAACCAACCTTCCAAACATCACATACGTAACTCTTATTTTGGAATTGGTTTGTAAAGTAAGGCCAACATAGAAATGGGACTCCCTTGCTTATACCCTCCAAGGTTGAATTCCATCCACAATGGCTTATAAAACATGCAGTAGAAGGGTGAGCTAGCACCTCCTCTTGAGGTACCCAATCAACAATCTTTCCATGATCAGCTATTCTCTTTCTAATCCCATCAAGGAATTCTGAGAGTGCTTCATTGGTGATATCAGACTGAATAACCCACAAAAATGGAAGACCTATGAGTTCAAGTTCAAGTGCTAGTTCATCAAATTGTTGTTGGTTGAAGATTGAGGTGCTGCCAAAGGAAACATAAATGACTGAGCCCACATGTTGTTTATCAAACCAACTTAGGCAAGTTGAATTATCAAGCCAAAAGCTTCCAATTTGACAGCCCAATTGACTGCCTGAAAGTAATGGACCAACAGGTATGATCCCAAGAACTAAATTTAAGGCCAATGAGTCTAGTTCATAGAATGAGTTGCAAAGAAGCCAGTTGCATAGTTTGACAGAATGGTTCATCCTGAAAGCATATTGAAAAAAAGTGTTTTGCATCCTTGATTCTCCTAGGAAGCTCCATGGAAACTCTGAGCTTTTCCATGCAAGGATTTCCTTTGACAGCCAAATCAAGTCATTTTTTATTGGAGTTCCTACAGGGTCATcagattttttttactaaaaccaAACAAGTACCATATcatgtatcaatttttttaatttaaaagtaaCCTTCATGGAACTTTAActtctttccattttttgttttcatcatttaaaataaaattttgaccaTGAAATGAACTTTcttcatttcaagtgaaatGGAGAGACTGGGAGGTGTCAAGAATACTAGTTAGTTTTTACCTTGAGTGTCCATAATTCCATCCTCAATAAGCTTTGGGATCGGGAGTGTAAAGGCTAGGTTGCTGGTCCAGCCGACCAAAATGTAGCACTTTTAATTCCCATCATCTCAGCAACTTCAAATGCCCACACAACCGATATCCTAGGAATGATACAACTAATCCGATCATCATAAGATTCGTTACTTTTCTCAATCAAGTCCTTGAAATGACCTGGCATAACTTCTTGAAAACTATTTATCAGTTTAAGAGCATCAGTTCGATCATCCCCAGGTTCTAGACCATTTGGGAGTGAGACTAGCCTTATCAGGTTATTCACTGGCATTATAGTTGTTAATCTTGCAATTATGAACTCAGTGCTAACAAATGTGACCTTGATCCCATGATCAGCAATCTGGTGAGACAACTTCATAAGTGGCGCAACATGGCCCTGTGTTGGAAATGATACGACTAGCACATGTGATTGGCTGCCCATGACGAATTCTACTCTATAttgccacaaaaattataacatcgccaaattcaaaattccaaaatctGCAAAATAACACATCGAAGTCATATTCCAATTAAATCATGAACAATATCCCATGTAAATCTCCAACACATAGCTAGAATATGGATAGCATGAGCAAAAAGCATGATAAATGGTAAATCACACACTCGATCTTAGCTAGAAGGCTGAGAAAGGCATTGGTAATCACACACTACTATTACAAAAGGATAACTGTAAAATTTCCGATTTGATAATAAAACAGGAACATGAAGAGAATGAGCTCAGTGTAAGAATTGAAAGAAcaatttatcaatttaataaCATGTAGCAAATCAAGACAATAATCTTAATTAATATCCAcatatatttttgataatttgatgggggggggggggggggggggattcgAATGGCAAAAAGACAATAATCTTAATACAcaataaggatatatatatatatatatatataagaaaaattatatatatataagaaaaattggttagtttagttacaaaattggttataactTAAAACTACAACTTTAGTCAATAagataaatgcacaactttgagcaag of the Quercus robur chromosome 10, dhQueRobu3.1, whole genome shotgun sequence genome contains:
- the LOC126704198 gene encoding UDP-glycosyltransferase 83A1-like, which codes for MGSQSHVLVVSFPTQGHVAPLMKLSHQIADHGIKVTFVSTEFIIARLTTIMPVNNLIRLVSLPNGLEPGDDRTDALKLINSFQEVMPGHFKDLIEKSNESYDDRISCIIPRISVVWAFEVAEMMGIKSATFWMNHSVKLCNWLLCNSFYELDSLALNLVLGIIPVGPLLSGSQLGCQIGSFWLDNSTCLSWFDKQHVGSVIYVSFGSTSIFNQQQFDELALELELIGLPFLWVIQSDITNEALSEFLDGIRKRIADHGKIVDWVPQEEVLAHPSTACFISHCGWNSTLEGISKGVPFLCWPYFTNQFQNKSYVCDVWKVGLGLNPNKNRIFTRHEINTKIKALLSDDVIKTKALKLKEMAKKSVSEAPVGASFLRQRAAQLKASSKRPRVDSSTGDAFRGRPSSDPPTEEYVDPTAVVDLEPSTSTTISTRSMLETVLTVQSAHGQLLLDLLNKVAALQAELATTSSASPPAPPSDQP